One stretch of Sander vitreus isolate 19-12246 chromosome 16, sanVit1, whole genome shotgun sequence DNA includes these proteins:
- the znf462 gene encoding zinc finger protein 462, whose amino-acid sequence MEVLQCDGCDFRAESYDDLKTHIQEVHTVFLQPADADESDSLKDEDEDEEEEEEYEDKDDKDYTPPKAGMSPISTDNSNQTQQKQTAETHLPFYQCKFCVRYFRSKSFLKNHTKKVHNVVEEDSDARISSQTAKQSSYTIIMHNDHSKVYSCQYCTYQSPRKARIMKHQLMYHSKVPSESTGDPSEYAETREELDSASVLTKGTFACEWCDYQTDQKDSWTNHVVKEHSDKVKIVSSIAELEGESSASSPKPDSPSASRSPTRSKMSLTDVCEKEESVGKTAENMSEKTVPEISTFQYAQIRAVTPNSTGSSILSKRFASADISNSVVGMDANVFNEEDSRSSLEDDDEEELGDIDDPSYTGTLSADAKQLLTDEDNKLLETKGIPFRKYMNRFQCPFCSFLTMHRRSISRHIENIHLSGKTTVYKCDECPFICTSPLKLGTHKQSHMSSDLDTMDLTTDSPDPHNDNATEPVNGGNVSSKVNGKKVTSTPNDQQNPHRCTLCSFSTTTLKGLRVHQQHKHSYCDDLDPTVFESQLTDQTDSEIDASPIFLQKTQTSILGLATKKPLVTGKRARKSINDLPLDLSSVKKRTRIDEIASNLQSKISQSQQDMIINLDDMDDEDAGENHTSSDKEGRNHDNKNPVFNYNAQQLHARESMITHEGGRIGKRKSNPKSKPRNLPISLTLSDDSENISAEPSDSAIQENADYSEEPGTTRFYCKHCDYHNKSARSVSTHYQRMHPYIKFSFKYILDPEDQSAVFRCLECYIEYTNYNDLHQHYMDHHPEASNVLNFNQPNLVYMCRFCSYTSPNVRSLMPHYQRMHPTVKINNAMIFSSYVVEQSHKTGESQTLREILNSGPKNLNSATSTPRSSSSPVLKTVSKTPEASAETDPLKESVGGNVVVYDCDVCSFASPNMHSVLVHYQKKHPEQKASYFRIQKTMKVISVDQSQSVANSSYNLSMATTPKQPSTELYGSDEEMYYCKHCVYSNRSVVGVLVHYQKRHPEVKVTAKYIKHGAPTPGLMKLMDELQIAAPKQFLKQFQNNGHDGSNNTSPKPGSGEKGEDELFFCQQCDYGNRTVKGVLIHYQKKHRETKANADFVRRHTAVVRSQRERAQMVQSSSVSSALIPAPPDPENTTPLRSLKCRHCSYTSPYIYALKKHLKKEHPTVKATAMTILHWAYQDGILEAGYHCEWCIYSHAEPQGLLLHYQRRHPEHNVDYTYMASKLWAGPETTQQGGNMETKHYKCRDCAFEACTIWDITSHYQAVHPWVIKGDESVLLDIIKGNGSADKIHQQVAKEHASFDCQPVDDDGPLVIVTTPQESNPPPPHPRLSISNNPYQCTVCLSEYNSLHGLLTHYGKKHPGMKVKAADFAQEADINPSSVYKCRHCPYVNSRIHGVLTHYQKRHPLVKVTAEDFADDIEQIPDLNEGDDKCKTQRQGYGAYRCKMCPYTHGTLEKLKIHYEKYHNQSASEMFSSSVTYFSPGKETEPVAECSAGNISSAAKVQEVSELDLAHSELPINKTEKHAIFKCQLCKYFCSTRKGIARHYRIKHNNVRAQPEGKNNVFKCALCSYTNPIRKGLAAHYQKRHDIDAYYTHCLAASKTMTEKSNKVIAPPPSEGDNSEMSEELRLAVERRRCSLCAFQAFSRKSIVSHYIKRHPGVFPKKQHASKLGRYFTVIYAKEPEKIAVSSIAEDDKEMLEVQLETEQDGEVEWLPYKCLKCFRLSFSTGELLSMHYNDHHSNDLKRDFVVSPDHGDEDSELYQCSHCELKFLALPILAKHLLNHNEEFQKRAMRLERRRQLLSKQKAAELPETKPEKESPVNKAPIGFRCNFCIEMHPTLRAICNHLRKHVQYGEVKEGHVKQEVSEVPLTLPSESLTNGDLEGEEAAESKADGIERPAATIVGQSLVSTASGGVAVATEPLQPKTDAIEGRAAALVAAARAVVSEGELKQRLAAGGHPCAQCDRVFMSMQGLRSHERSHSAMALFSREDKYSCQYCQFVSPFRHNLDRHVQSHHGHHKPFKCKLCPFKSAYVSRLKSHLHKAHTGEQYTYKCLSCPFSSMTISQLKEHSLRDHGEALTLPKLRAATQAAHGALRPSRLASNTEQTPLAPDDLSYLEEPADVRQQLSHYQLASRSQISSGSTPGGSTVADNRPDSILTCEFCEFSSGYMQSLRRHYRDRHGGKKLFKCKDCSFFTCYKNTFTMHVEAGHNNNNNNNNNAPDHFSKDLRCPLCLYHTKHKSNMIDHIVLHREERVAPLEVSRSKLSRHLQGLIFRCHKCTFTCSSDQALQLHLQKHAEIKPYQCQLCYYDSSQRSQLEEHLRLEHKVIRNFELMGRVNLDQLEMIKEQGSSAEEEEERESLEMVEDGKEAAEEEDDEDEMEIVENIVEEQREMDDEEIDDNIKEEEEEEEDEEEVREVEEEKPGLQEVLASPTSSSSSAPSSAEKRLPCEFCGRCFTNSLEWERHVLRHGMMVNNSQMDTSTTSAIEASASSSSGSASALMDTGLHLSSNKEGNPADLSLRSPSQYVEDKEMLNTKNDQQFG is encoded by the exons ATGGAGGTATTGCAGTGTGACGGCTGTGACTTTCGTGCCGAGTCATACGATGACTTGAAGAcccacattcaggaagtgcacACCGTTTTCCTGCAGCCTGCAGACGCAGATGAGTCTGACTCTCTGAAAGACGAGgatgaagatgaggaggaagaggaggaataTGAGGACAAGGATGACAAGGATTATACGCCTCCTAAAGCTGGAATGA gCCCCATCTCTACTGACAATTCcaaccaaacacaacaaaagcAGACAGCTGAAACCCACCTGCCGTTTTATCAGTGCAAGTTCTGTGTTCGTTACTTCAGAtcgaagtcattcttaaaaaatcACACCAAAAAAGTGCATAATGTTGTAGAGGAAGATTCAGATGCAAGAATCTCCTCCCAGACAGCTAAGCAGTCCAGCTACACCATTATAATGCACAATGACCATTCAAAGGTGTATTCTTGTCAGTATTGCACATACCAGTCTCCACGCAAAGCAAGGATAATGAAACACCAACTAATGTATCATAGCAAGGTTCCCTCTGAGAGCACTGGAGATCCTTCAGAATATGCAGAGACCAGAGAGGAATTAGACTCAGCCAGTGTGCTCACAAAGGGAACATTTGCCTGCGAATGGTGTGACTATCAGACTGACCAGAAGGATAGCTGGACTAATCACGTGGTGAAGGAACACAGTGACAAGGTCAAGATAGTTTCTTCTATTGCGGAGCTGGAAGGGGAGTCAAGTGCAAGCTCACCCAAACCAGATTCTCCCTCCGCTTCCCGAAGCCCGACTAGATCAAAGATGAGTTTAACTGATGTTTGTGAAAAGGAAGAGTCTGTaggaaaaacagcagaaaacatGTCAGAGAAGACAGTACCAGAGATCTCTACTTTTCAATATGCACAGATTCGTGCAGTAACACCCAACAGCACAGGTTCCTCCATTTTGTCCAAGAGGTTTGCTTCAGCTGACATCTCCAACAGCGTTGTAGGGATGGATGCCAATGTATTTAATGAGGAGGACTCTCGTAGCAGCTTagaggatgatgatgaggaagagTTGGGCGACATAGATGATCCTAGCTATACTGGGACCCTGTCAGCAGATGCAAAGCAGCTTTTAACTGACGAGGACAATAAATTACTGGAGACTAAAGGAATACCATTTAGAAAGTACATGAACCGTTTTCAGTGCCCCTTCTGCTCCTTCCTCACCATGCACAGGCGGAGCATCTCCCGCCACATTGAAAACATTCACCTTTCTGGTAAAACCACAGTTTATAAATGTGATGAATGCCCGTTTATTTGCACCAGCCCTCTTAAACTAGGCACGCACAAACAGAGCCACATGTCCTCAGATTTAGACACCATGGACTTAACAACTGATAGTCCAGAtcctcacaatgacaatgctacaGAGCCAGTTAACGGGGGTAATGTAAGCTCCAAAGTCAATGGAAAAAAGGTAACCAGCACACCGAACGACCAGCAGAACCCTCATCGCTGCACGCTCTGCAGCTTCTCTACCACCACTCTGAAAGGTCTGAGGGTTCACCAGCAGCACAAGCATTCCTACTGTGATGACCTAGATCCCACTGTCTTTGAAAGCCAGCTGACTGACCAGACCGACTCTGAAATAGATGCTTCTCCAATCTTTCTACAAAAAACCCAGACCTCCATTTTAGGACTTGCCACCAAAAAACCCTTAGTAACAGGGAAAAGAGCCAGGAAGTCCATTAATGACTTGCCTTTGGATTTGTCCTCGGTTAAGAAGAGAACTAGAATTGATGAAATTGCCAGTAACCTTCAAAGTAAGATAAGCCAAAGCCAACAGGACATGATCATAAACCTAGATGATATGGATGATGAAGATGCAGGAGAAAATCACACCAGTTCTGATAAAGAGGGTAGAAACCATGACAATAAAAACCCTGTCTTCAATTATAACGCACAACAGCTTCATGCAAGAGAATCAATGATCACTCACGAGGGAGGCAGAatagggaaaagaaaaagcaaccCTAAGTCAAAACCTAGAAACCTTCCTATATCACTGACTCTCTCAGATGATAGTGAAAACATCTCTGCTGAACCCAGCGACAGTGCTATTCAAGAGAACGCTGATTATTCAGAGGAACCGGGAACTACACGTTTCTACTGCAAACACTGTGATTACCACAACAAATCAGCTCGCAGCGTCAGCACCCATTACCAGAGGATGCATCCTTACATCAAGTTCAGCTTTAAGTACATCCTGGACCCCGAGGACCAGAGCGCGGTCTTCCGCTGCTTAGAGTGCTACATCGAATACACAAATTACAACGATCTGCACCAACACTACATGGATCACCACCCTGAAGCAAGCAATGTGCTGAACTTCAACCAACCAAATCTGGTATACATGTGCCGCTTTTGTTCGTACACAAGCCCCAATGTCAGGAGCCTAATGCCCCATTACCAAAGAATGCACCCTACAGTAAAAATCAACAATGCTATGATCTTCTCCAGCTATGTAGTGGAGCAGTCCCATAAAACGGGTGAATCGCAAACCCTGAGGGAAATATTAAACTCTGGCCCCAAGAATTTGAACTCAGCCACATCAACCCCCAGGTCATCCTCCAGCCCAGTGCTGAAAACGGTCTCTAAGACCCCTGAAGCCAGTGCTGAGACAGACCCTCTCAAAGAATCTGTGGGTGGTAATGTTGTCGTCTATGATTGTGATGTGTGTTCTTTTGCTAGCCCCAACATGCACTCTGTTTTGGTCCACTATCAGAAGAAACACCCAGAGCAAAAGGCGTCTTATTTCCGTATACAGAAAACCATGAAGGTCATCTCGGTGGATCAATCGCAGTCTGTTGCAAACTCTTCATATAATCTCAGCATGGCTACGACTCCAAAACAACCAAGCACAGAGCTGTATGGATCAGATGAAGAAATGTACTACTGTAAACATTGTGTGTACAGCAACAGATCTGTTGTTGGTGTGTTGGTCCATTATCAAAAGAGACACCCAGAAGTAAAAGTGACAgcaaaatatatcaaacatgGCGCCCCCACCCCCGGTTTGATGAAATTAATGGATGAATTGCAAATTGCGGCTCCCAAACAGTTTTTGAAGCAGTTTCAAAATAACGGTCACGATGGATCTAACAACACAAGCCCTAAACCAGGAAGTGGTGAAAAAGGTGAGGACGAGCTGTTCTTTTGTCAGCAATGTGATTATGGCAACCGCACTGTAAAAGGAGTGCTTATTCATTACCAGAAGAAGCATAGGGAAACCAAGGCCAACGCTGACTTTGTGCGTCGTCACACTGCAGTTGTCCGTAGTCAGCGCGAGCGTGCACAGATGGTTCAGTCAAGCAGTGTCTCTTCAGCCTTGATCCCAGCCCCTCCAGACCCTGAAAACACTACGCCCCTGCGCTCCCTGAAGTGCAGACACTGTTCCTACACATCCCCCTATATCTATGCCCTAAAGAAGCATCTGAAGAAAGAGCACCCCACTGTGAAAGCCACAGCTATGACCATTTTACACTGGGCTTACCAAGATGGCATTCTGGAGGCTGGTTACCACTGTGAGTGGTGCATTTACTCACACGCTGAACCCCAAGGCCTGCTGCTCCATTACCAAAGACGCCATCCAGAGCACAATGTTGATTACACATACATGGCCAGCAAGCTATGGGCTGGTCCGGAGACCACTCAACAAGGGGGCAATATGGAAACTAAACATTACAAATGCAGAGACTGTGCCTTTGAGGCCTGTACAATATGGGACATCACTAGTCATTATCAGGCAGTCCACCCTTGGGTCATTAAAGGGGATGAATCTGTGCTTTTGGATATTATCAAAGGAAATGGCTCAGCTGATAAGATCCACCAGCAGGTTGCCAAAGAACATGCGTCTTTCGATTGCCAGCCTGTTGATGATGATGGACCACTGGTCATTGTCACTACACCTCAAGAAAGCaatccccctcctccccacccACGCCTTTCCATCTCTAACAATCCTTATCAGTGCACTGTATGTCTGTCAGAGTACAACAGTCTCCATGGCCTCCTCACTCACTATGGAAAGAAGCACCCAGGTATGAAAGTAAAAGCTGCAGATTTTGCACAGGAGGCAGACATCAACCCCAGTTCTGTGTATAAATGTCGTCACTGTCCGTATGTAAACTCCCGAATCCACGGTGTCCTAACTCACTATCAAAAGAGACACCCATTAGTGAAAGTCACTGCAGAAGACTTTGCTGATGATATAGAGCAAATCCCTGACTTAAATGAAGGAGATGACAAGTGCAAAACTCAAAGGCAAGGCTATGGCGCATACAGATGCAAAATGTGCCCGTACACACATGGGACACTGGAGAAACTAAAAATCCATTATGAGAAATATCACAATCAGTCGGCTTCTGAAATGTTCTCTTCCTCTGTGACATATTTCTCTCCTGGTAAAGAAACGGAGCCAGTAGCCGAATGCAGTGCTGGTAATATATCAAGCGCAGCAAAGGTCCAGGAGGTCAGTGAATTGGACCTTGCCCACTCAGAGTTACCCATCAATAAGACAGAGAAACATGCTATATTCAAGTGTCAGCTCTGCAAATACTTTTGCTCCACCAGGAAAGGCATCGCTCGTCACTACCGTATCAAGCACAACAATGTCCGTGCTCAGCCAGAGGGTAAAAACAATGTCTTCAAATGTGCTCTGTGTTCTTACACAAATCCTATACGCAAAGGTCTGGCAGCACACTACCAGAAGCGGCATGATATTGATGCCTATTATACCCATTGTCTGGCTGCTTCCAAAACTATGACCGAAAAGTCTAACAAAGTCATAGCACCCCCGCCGTCAGAAGGGGACAATTCAGAAATGAGTGAAGAGTTGCGTTTGGCTGTGGAGAGACGAAGGTGTTCTCTTTGCGCCTTCCAGGCCTTCAGCAGGAAGAGCATTGTCTCACACTACATTAAACGCCACCCCGGTGTCTTCCCCAAGAAGCAGCATGCCAGTAAGCTTGGCCGCTACTTTACCGTTATCTATGCCAAAGAACCTGAGAAGATTGCTGTCAGTTCAATAGCAGAGGATGACAAGGAAATGCTGGAGGTTCAGCTTGAAACCGAGCAGGACGGAGAGGTTGAATGGCTGCCTTACAAGTGTCTAAAATGCTTCCGCTTGTCCTTCAGCACAGGCGAACTGCTTTCTATGCACTACAACGACCACCACAGTAATGACTTGAAGAGGGACTTTGTGGTATCGCCCGATCACGGGGATGAGGACTCTGAGTTGTACCAGTGTTCTCACTGTGAGCTGAAGTTCCTGGCTCTCCCGATTCTGGCCAAACATCTATTGAACCACAATGAGGAGTTTCAGAAGAGGGCCATGAGGCtggagaggaggaggcagcTGCTCAGCAAACAGAAAGCCGCAGAACTGCCCGAGACCAAACCTGAGAAG GAAAGCCCTGTAAATAAAGCTCCCATAGGATTCAGGTGTAACTTCTGCATAGAGATGCACCCCACCCTCCGAGCCATCTGCAACCACCTTCGGAAGCACGTCCAGTATGGAGAGGTCAAAGAGGGACATGTCAAG CAGGAAGTCAGCGAGGTCCCCCTGACCCTGCCTTCAGAGAGCCTGACTAACGGCGACCTCGAGGGGGAAGAAGCAGCTGAGTCTAAAGCCGATGGCATCGAGAGACCCGCGGCTACGATAGTCGGTCAATCCTTGGTTTCCACAGCTTCTGGTGGTGTTGCCGTTGCCACTGAGCCACTGCAACCAAAAACGGATGCTATTGAAGGAAGGGCAGCAGCCCTCGTGGCTGCAGCGAGGGCCGTGGTGTCAGAGGGCGAACTGAAGCAGCGATTAGCAGCAGGGGGTCACCCATGTGCCCAGTGTGACCGAGTCTTTATGTCCATGCAGGGACTGAGGTCCCATGAGAGGAGCCACTCAGCCATGGCGCTGTTCAGCAGAGAAGACAAATACAGCTGCCAGTACTGCCAGTTCGTCTCACCGTTCAGACACAA tctggacagacatgtgCAGTCTCACCACGGACACCACAAGCCCTTCAAGTGCAAACTCTGCCCCTTTAAATCTGCCTATGTGAGTCGCTTGAAGAGCCACCTGCATAAGGCACACACAG GTGAGCAGTACACATACAAGTGCTTGTCGTGCCCCTTCTCCTCAATGACCATCAGTCAGCTGAAGGAGCACTCTCTGAGAGACCATGGTGAGGCCCTGACCCTCCCCAAACTCCGGGCTGCTACCCAGGCTGCTCATGGCGCCCTCAGGCCCTCGCGGCTGGCCAGTaacacagagcagactccctTGGCCCCGGATG ATCTATCATACCTAGAGGAGCCAGCGGATGTTCGTCAGCAGCTTAGTCATTACCAGCTAGCCTCCCGCAGTCAAATTTCTTCCGGCTCAACACCTGGTGGCTCAACAGTGGCTGATAATCGACCAGACAGCATCCTCACTTGTGAGTTCTGTGAGTTCAGCTCTGGATACATGCAGAGCCTGCGTCGGCACTACAGGGACCGCCATGGTGGCAAGAAGCTCTTCAAGTGCAAAGACTGTTCCTTTTTCACCTGCTACAA GAATACCTTCACCATGCATGTGGAGGCCggtcacaacaacaacaacaacaacaacaacaacgcacCTGACCACTTCTCTAAAGACCTGCGCTGCCCTCTCTGCCTCtaccacacaaaacacaagagCAATATGATTGACCACATTGTCCTGCACAGAG AGGAGCGCGTTGCTCCGTTGGAGGTCAGCCGCTCCAAGCTGTCGCGCCACCTGCAGGGCCTCATATTCCGTTGCCACAAATGCACCTTCACATGCTCCAGTGACCAGGCCCTGCAGCTGCACCTGCAGAAACATGCTGAGATCAAACCCTACCAGTGCCAGCTCTGTTATTACGATAGCAGTCAAAGGAGCCAGCTAGAGGAGCATCTGCGCCTTGAGCACAAG GTTATTCGGAACTTCGAGCTGATGGGCCGCGTCAACCTGGACCAGCTGGAGATGATAAAGGAACAAGGGAGCAGcgcagaagaggaagaagaaagagaaagctTGGAGATGGTTGAAGATGGGAAAGAAGCTGcagaagaggaggatgatgaagatgaaatgGAGATTGTGGAGAACATAGtggaggaacagagagagatggatgatgAAGAGATAGATGACAACatcaaagaggaagaggaggaggaggaagatgaagaggaagtcagggaggtggaggaggagaagccTGGCCTACAAG AGGTCCTTGCATCtcccaccagcagcagcagctctgcaCCGAGCAGCGCAGAGAAGCGTCTTCCCTGTGAGTTCTGTGGCCGCTGCTTTACCAACAGCCTTGAGTGGGAACGTCATGTCCTTCGACATGGCAT